A segment of the Acidobacteriota bacterium genome:
GGCGCAGCCGGGACAGAGCGCGTCCAGACGCTCACCCGTCGGCCGGGGCCTGAGGCAGGCCGCTCGCGAGCCGGTCGATCAGCTCGGCGTCGGCCTCTGGAAAGTCGAGCGACCGCAGCTCTCCCCGCGGCACCCACCGCACCTCCTGCCCCAAGGTCGGATGCAGCTCGCCGCAGATCTCGCACTCGAAGAAGTGCAGCTCGACACGACGCTCGGTATACGCATGGGTCGTCGAGAAGATCGCACGGCCGACGATCGCGTGCGCCCCGAGCTCTTCGAGCATCTCGCGACGCAGACACTCGTCGAGGCGTTCACCTTCTTCGACCTTGCCCCCGGGAAACTCCCAGCGGCCGGCGAGGTGCGTACCCTCGAGCCGGCGCGTCAGCAGGAACGCGCCGTCGCGCTCGACGACCGCCGCGGCGACGACCACGGTGGGCGTCACGCGAGGCTCTCGTCGAAGGGCCGCACGAACGGAAGCCCGGTCACGGACAGCTCGACCCGACCCGCGGGGATGTCGGCGTCGACGCGGGTGCCGACCTCGACGTAGTCGCGATGCACGTACCCGAGCGCGATCACCCGCGACAGCGCCGGCGACCAGGCGACGCTCGTGACGTGCCCGACGTCCCGCGGGCCAACGAGCAGCCGCGTCCCCGCCGGCAGCGTCGACGCGTCGGTGAGGCCCGAGC
Coding sequences within it:
- a CDS encoding (deoxy)nucleoside triphosphate pyrophosphohydrolase, whose amino-acid sequence is MTPTVVVAAAVVERDGAFLLTRRLEGTHLAGRWEFPGGKVEEGERLDECLRREMLEELGAHAIVGRAIFSTTHAYTERRVELHFFECEICGELHPTLGQEVRWVPRGELRSLDFPEADAELIDRLASGLPQAPADG